Proteins encoded within one genomic window of Polaribacter sp. NJDZ03:
- a CDS encoding alginate export family protein → MKKQYIVLALLLVSFQFVNAQLTLDGEFRPRTEYRNGFGSLIPDAADAGFGISTRVRLNTSYMTDNYWVYVSLQDVMVWGENRQILPNDQNNSFAIFQAWAEIKLGENTSARVGRQVLSYDDQRILGGLDWAQQGRNHDAALIKYKKDNFMLDFALAFNQDYSNPTGFQSAGTAYNTTGYFSYKTMQMLYMKQKWNKLSGSLLLLNNGFQEFDATTNEADGVSNLQTLGTHLEYKDGSFGLSANAFLQTGKRQGGVDVKGAYLVGLDATYKVAPKVGLGLGIEAISGNDGAAGETGAFFPLYGTNHKFNGFMDYFYVGNHANSIGLVDYHVSANFTIDDSSSLMVKALNFRGEQALASGEKSLGTEVDLVYKKKFKGYSLVLGYSQMFANDGMYELKGVTEAAAANNQNWAWAMLVIKPKFLNGK, encoded by the coding sequence ATGAAAAAACAATACATAGTTTTAGCGTTATTGTTAGTGAGTTTCCAATTTGTAAACGCACAACTTACTTTAGACGGAGAGTTTAGACCACGTACAGAATACAGAAACGGATTTGGAAGTTTAATTCCGGATGCAGCAGATGCAGGGTTTGGAATTTCTACAAGAGTACGGTTAAATACTAGCTATATGACCGATAATTATTGGGTATATGTTAGTTTACAAGATGTAATGGTTTGGGGAGAAAACAGACAGATTTTACCTAATGATCAAAACAACTCATTTGCTATTTTTCAGGCTTGGGCAGAAATTAAATTAGGAGAGAATACATCTGCAAGAGTTGGTCGTCAAGTGTTATCTTATGATGATCAAAGAATTTTAGGAGGCTTAGATTGGGCACAACAAGGTAGAAACCATGATGCCGCTTTAATTAAGTATAAAAAAGATAATTTTATGTTAGACTTTGCACTGGCATTTAACCAAGATTATTCAAATCCAACCGGTTTTCAATCCGCAGGAACTGCGTATAATACAACCGGTTATTTCTCATATAAAACCATGCAAATGTTATATATGAAGCAAAAATGGAATAAATTATCTGGTAGTTTATTGTTATTAAATAATGGCTTTCAAGAATTTGATGCTACTACAAATGAAGCAGATGGAGTTAGTAATTTACAAACTTTAGGAACGCATTTAGAGTATAAAGATGGAAGTTTTGGGTTGTCTGCAAATGCATTTTTACAAACAGGTAAGCGTCAAGGTGGCGTTGATGTAAAAGGTGCTTATTTAGTAGGTTTAGATGCAACATATAAAGTAGCGCCAAAAGTAGGTTTAGGTCTAGGTATTGAGGCAATTAGTGGTAATGATGGAGCTGCAGGAGAAACCGGAGCATTCTTTCCTTTATATGGAACAAACCATAAATTTAATGGTTTTATGGATTATTTTTATGTGGGTAACCACGCAAACTCAATTGGTTTGGTAGATTATCATGTAAGTGCAAACTTTACTATAGATGATTCTTCTAGTTTAATGGTAAAAGCCCTTAATTTTAGAGGAGAGCAAGCCTTAGCAAGTGGAGAAAAATCTTTAGGAACAGAAGTAGATTTAGTGTACAAAAAGAAATTTAAAGGATATTCTTTAGTACTTGGGTATTCGCAAATGTTTGCCAATGATGGTATGTATGAATTAAAAGGTGTAACGGAAGCAGCTGCAGCTAATAATCAGAATTGGGCTTGGGCAATGTTAGTAATTAAGCCTAAGTTTTTAAATGGAAAATAA
- a CDS encoding rubredoxin, with the protein MSKQLNRLIVRGGVLSPGELKYICESVESLGQKTISFGSRQDILLPKKINQEELAQFDKLELVEADETGVENIVSSYVCADIFPSTSWLTGDRYLYLLEQFRSKSKLKINLTDPKQRLVPLFTGNINFIASEHEDYWYLYVRLPDWKKTQMYPALIYSWDLDKIETAIENILQEEPETIEMIFDLVSDAIDTNNRTVDKPLEVPFYPFPYFEGMNKIGMDKYWLGLYWRNNKYDISFLKEMCELCSENKIGKISITPWKSFVVKGIPKESKLVWEKFLGKRGINVRHSMLELNWHIPVANKDALNLKKYLVSNFDQNDISTYGLTFGITDYSKAAYYFTSIVVEKNKQPEMIGNFQTRDTYNLLYAKNFDPNTRQYIMHVQDVDKVELPGLLMELSQLYFDQLGSEKEVEKEAEAKKETTELEVYQCKDCLTIYDEAFGDITQDIAPKTYFKDLPESYECSLCEASKTSFQKIVLVK; encoded by the coding sequence GTTTTATCTCCAGGAGAACTAAAATATATCTGCGAATCCGTAGAAAGTTTAGGTCAGAAAACAATTTCTTTTGGGTCTCGACAAGATATTTTATTACCAAAAAAAATAAATCAAGAAGAGCTGGCTCAATTTGATAAATTAGAATTAGTAGAAGCCGATGAAACTGGTGTAGAAAACATTGTATCGTCTTATGTTTGTGCAGATATTTTTCCGAGTACTTCTTGGTTAACAGGAGATCGATACTTGTATTTATTAGAACAGTTTCGATCAAAATCGAAATTGAAAATCAATTTAACGGATCCAAAACAACGTTTAGTTCCTTTGTTTACAGGGAATATTAATTTTATTGCTTCAGAGCATGAAGATTATTGGTATTTGTATGTGAGGCTTCCAGATTGGAAAAAAACACAAATGTATCCTGCTTTAATTTATAGTTGGGATTTAGATAAGATTGAAACTGCCATAGAAAATATCTTACAAGAAGAACCAGAAACCATAGAAATGATTTTTGATTTGGTAAGTGATGCCATTGACACCAATAATAGAACAGTTGATAAACCTTTAGAAGTGCCTTTTTATCCTTTTCCTTATTTTGAAGGAATGAACAAAATTGGTATGGATAAATATTGGTTGGGCTTGTATTGGAGAAACAATAAATACGATATTTCTTTCTTAAAGGAAATGTGCGAATTGTGCTCTGAAAATAAAATTGGTAAAATTTCTATTACACCTTGGAAATCTTTTGTAGTGAAAGGGATTCCGAAAGAATCTAAACTGGTTTGGGAGAAGTTTTTAGGGAAGCGAGGAATCAATGTTCGCCATTCTATGTTAGAGTTAAATTGGCACATTCCGGTAGCAAATAAAGATGCCTTAAATTTAAAGAAATACTTGGTTTCTAACTTCGATCAGAATGATATTAGTACCTATGGTTTAACCTTCGGAATTACAGATTATAGCAAAGCCGCTTATTATTTTACATCCATCGTAGTTGAAAAAAATAAGCAACCAGAAATGATTGGTAATTTTCAGACAAGAGATACGTATAACCTGTTATATGCTAAAAATTTCGATCCAAATACTAGGCAATATATTATGCACGTACAAGACGTGGATAAAGTAGAGTTACCTGGTTTGTTGATGGAATTAAGTCAGTTGTATTTTGATCAATTAGGTAGTGAAAAAGAAGTAGAGAAAGAGGCTGAAGCTAAAAAGGAAACAACCGAATTAGAAGTATATCAATGTAAAGATTGTTTAACAATTTATGATGAAGCTTTTGGAGATATTACACAAGATATTGCACCTAAAACTTATTTTAAAGACCTACCAGAAAGTTATGAATGTTCTCTTTGTGAAGCATCAAAAACCAGTTTTCAGAAAATAGTACTCGTTAAATAA